A single region of the Buteo buteo chromosome 16, bButBut1.hap1.1, whole genome shotgun sequence genome encodes:
- the LOC142040530 gene encoding dispanin subfamily A member 2b-like has protein sequence MERSRPLGPALPPYEPLAEGLDMEGLPRSTVVSVEPAPPPPPRDHLAWSLCTTLYANVCCLGFMALVFSVKSRDRKVLGDYSGALSYGSTAKYLNITALLLNIFLVILVIALIASGTIVVVNLFNQEHQSLFGPT, from the exons ATGGAGCGGTCGCGTCCGCTGGGGCCGGCGCTGCCGCCTTACGAGCCGCTGGCGGAGGGGCTGGACATGGAGGGGCTGCCGCGGAGCACCGTCGTGTCGGTGGagccggcgccgccgccccccccccgcgaccACCTGGCCTGGTCCCTCTGCACGACGCTCTACGCCAACGTCTGCTGCCTGGGCTTCATGGCGCTCGTCTTCTCCGTGAAG TCTAGGGACCGCAAAGTCCTCGGCGACTACAGCGGGGCGCTCAGCTACGGCTCCACCGCCAAGTACCTGAATATCACCGCCCTGTTGCTCAACATCTTCCTCGTCATCCTCGTCATCGCCCTGATCGCTAGCGGCACCATCGTCGTGGTGAACCTCTTCAACCAGGAGCATCAATCCTTGTTCGGCCCCACTTAG